The Lytechinus pictus isolate F3 Inbred chromosome 17, Lp3.0, whole genome shotgun sequence genome contains a region encoding:
- the LOC129280529 gene encoding eukaryotic translation elongation factor 1 epsilon-1-like translates to MAEKRNEIRSLASFFDIGNVKVNINSETKLTCIQCNGMSVSGLMSICTYLATTSGKAELVGKDAKSRALVGQWLEYRVTEVDRCQGDKEERNVFKELNAYLSTRTYFVEQRFSLADLLIYYGLHNKVNGLTYHEKETYIHLSRWFDNVSKSLFFLMSFHAHKILFLFDSNV, encoded by the exons ATGGCAGAAAAACGGAATGAGATTCGGTCCCTCGCTTCTTTTTTCGATATAGGGAACGTCAAAGTCAATATTAACAGTGAGACAAAG TTAACTTGCATTCAGTGCAATGGAATGTCCGTCTCTGGATTGATGTCAATCTGCACCTACCTAGCAACCACATCAGGGAAGGCGGAGCTTGTTGGTAAGGATGCTAAATCAAGGGCCCTGGTTGGTCAGTGGCTTGAATACAGAGTAACAGAGGTGGACAGATGTCAGGGAGACAAAGAGGAAAGGAATGTTTTCAAG GAACTGAATGCCTATCTGTCAACAAGAACTTATTTTGTTGAACAGCGATTTAGCCTTGCTGACTTACTTATCTACTATGGTCTTCACAACAAAGTT aatggtcTCACTTATCATGAGAAGGAAACATATATACACTTATCAAGATGGTTTGACAATGTAagtaaatctcttttttttttaatgagttttCATGCCCATAAGATATTGTTCCTCTTTGATTCAAATGTTTGA